Proteins from a genomic interval of Lelliottia amnigena:
- the dnaQ gene encoding DNA polymerase III subunit epsilon — protein sequence MTDMSTAITRQIVLDTETTGMNQIGAHYEGHKIIEIGAVEVINRRLTGRNFHVYLKPDRLVDPEAFGVHGIADEFLLDKPTFADVADEFIEYINGAELVIHNASFDIGFMDYEFSKLNRNIPKTNTFCKVTDSLALARKMFPGKRNSLDALCSRYEIDNSKRTLHGALLDAQILADVYLLMTGGQTSMAFSTESDSQQQANGGIQRVVRQDSRLRVILASEEELAAHESRLDIVQKKGGSCLWRT from the coding sequence ATGACTGATATGAGCACTGCAATTACACGACAGATCGTTCTCGATACTGAAACCACCGGTATGAATCAGATTGGCGCGCACTACGAAGGGCACAAGATCATTGAGATCGGTGCCGTTGAGGTGATTAACCGTCGTCTGACTGGCAGAAATTTCCATGTTTATCTCAAGCCCGATCGGCTGGTGGATCCGGAAGCGTTTGGCGTCCACGGTATTGCCGATGAATTCTTGTTAGACAAACCCACGTTTGCGGATGTCGCGGATGAGTTTATCGAGTACATCAATGGGGCAGAACTTGTTATCCATAACGCCTCGTTCGATATCGGCTTTATGGATTATGAATTCAGCAAGCTAAACCGTAACATCCCGAAAACAAACACCTTCTGCAAGGTGACCGACAGCCTGGCGCTGGCGAGAAAAATGTTTCCGGGCAAACGTAATAGCCTTGATGCGCTCTGCTCGCGTTATGAAATAGACAACAGCAAACGAACGCTGCACGGCGCATTGCTCGATGCCCAGATTCTGGCTGACGTCTACTTGCTCATGACGGGTGGCCAGACGTCGATGGCTTTCAGCACTGAAAGCGATTCTCAGCAGCAGGCCAATGGCGGGATTCAACGCGTTGTACGACAAGACAGCCGACTGCGCGTTATTTTAGCCAGTGAAGAAGAGCTGGCAGCACATGAGTCGCGTCTCGATATCGTCCAGAAGAAAGGTGGAAGCTGCCTCTGGCGGACATAA
- the mltD gene encoding membrane-bound lytic murein transglycosylase D, translated as MDDGTSFAQDQDLWASISDELKMGIPENNRIRDQKQKYLRNKSYLHDVTLRAEPYMYWIAGQVKKRNMPMELVLLPIVESAFDPHATSGANAAGIWQIIPSTGRNYGLKQTRSYDARRDVVASTTAALDMMQRLNKMFDGDWLLTVAAYNSGEGRVLKAMKANKSRGKPTDFWSLSLPQETKLYVPKMLALSDILKNSKRYGVQLPTTDESRALARVRLSSPVDMKQVADMTGMSVSKLKTFNAGVKGSTLGASGPQYVMVPQKHAEQLRESLASGEIAAVQSTLIADVSSVTSRSYKVRSGDTLSGIASRLGVSAKDLQQWNNLRGSNLKIGQNLTVGAGSSAQRLASNSDSITYRVRKGDSLSSIAKTHGVNIKDVMRWNDDTGNLQPGDQLTLFVKNSTTPDS; from the coding sequence ATGGACGATGGGACATCATTTGCGCAGGATCAGGACTTGTGGGCCTCTATTAGCGACGAGCTGAAGATGGGAATTCCGGAAAACAACCGGATTCGCGATCAGAAACAGAAGTATTTGAGAAATAAGAGCTATCTCCACGATGTAACTTTACGGGCAGAGCCGTATATGTACTGGATAGCAGGGCAAGTTAAGAAACGTAACATGCCTATGGAACTGGTACTACTACCCATAGTGGAGAGCGCTTTTGACCCGCACGCGACGTCTGGCGCCAATGCCGCAGGCATTTGGCAGATCATTCCGAGCACTGGGCGCAATTATGGATTGAAACAGACCCGCAGCTACGATGCGCGTCGTGATGTAGTCGCTTCAACGACTGCCGCTCTCGACATGATGCAACGTCTGAATAAGATGTTTGACGGTGACTGGTTGTTAACTGTCGCAGCGTATAACAGCGGTGAAGGTCGTGTACTGAAAGCAATGAAAGCAAACAAATCTCGGGGTAAACCCACCGATTTTTGGTCTCTCTCACTGCCTCAGGAAACCAAGCTTTACGTACCGAAAATGCTGGCATTGAGCGACATACTCAAAAACAGCAAACGTTATGGCGTACAGTTGCCAACGACAGACGAAAGTCGTGCGCTGGCTCGTGTTCGCCTCAGTAGCCCGGTTGATATGAAACAGGTTGCTGACATGACGGGAATGTCGGTAAGTAAGCTCAAGACCTTCAATGCAGGAGTTAAAGGTTCTACGCTGGGGGCAAGTGGTCCACAGTATGTGATGGTTCCGCAGAAGCATGCTGAACAGTTGCGAGAATCTTTGGCTTCGGGTGAAATTGCAGCGGTTCAGTCTACGCTGATTGCTGACGTTTCCTCTGTGACGAGTCGTAGCTACAAGGTTCGCTCTGGCGATACGCTTTCAGGGATCGCATCACGTCTCGGCGTGAGCGCAAAAGATCTGCAGCAGTGGAATAATCTGCGCGGTTCAAATCTGAAAATCGGTCAGAATCTGACGGTTGGTGCAGGCAGCAGTGCACAACGTCTCGCCAGCAACAGTGATAGCATTACCTATCGTGTACGCAAAGGCGATTCGCTGTCCAGTATCGCGAAGACTCACGGCGTGAACATCAAAGATGTGATGCGCTGGAACGATGATACCGGCAATCTGCAACCAGGCGATCAGTTGACGCTGTTTGTTAAAAACAGCACCACGCCAGATTCCTGA
- the yafD gene encoding protein YafD, translating into MRKNTYAMRYIAGQPAERILPPGSFASIGQALPAGAPLSSDEKIRVLVWNIFKQQRAEWLSVLKNFGKDAHLVLLQEAQTTPELVRFATTNYLAADQVPAFVLPQHPSGVMTLSAAHPVYCCPLREREPILRLAKSALVTVYPLPDTRLLMVVNIHAVNFSLGVDVYSKQLLPIGDQIAHHSGPIIMAGDFNAWSRPRMNALYRFAREMSLREVRFTDDQRRKAFGRPLDFVFYRGLNVHEASVLVTRASDHNPLLVEFSPGKPDK; encoded by the coding sequence GTGCGAAAAAATACCTATGCTATGCGCTATATCGCCGGACAACCTGCGGAGAGAATTTTGCCTCCGGGATCCTTTGCGAGCATTGGTCAGGCGTTACCTGCTGGTGCGCCGTTAAGCAGCGATGAAAAAATCCGCGTACTGGTATGGAACATTTTTAAGCAGCAGCGCGCCGAATGGTTATCAGTCCTCAAGAATTTTGGGAAAGATGCGCACCTGGTCTTATTACAAGAGGCGCAAACTACACCTGAATTAGTTCGGTTTGCGACAACCAACTATCTGGCCGCCGATCAGGTTCCCGCATTTGTCCTGCCTCAGCATCCCTCAGGCGTCATGACACTCTCGGCTGCACATCCTGTCTATTGTTGTCCACTGCGTGAACGTGAGCCCATCTTACGTCTGGCTAAATCGGCGCTGGTCACGGTCTATCCTTTGCCGGATACCCGTTTACTGATGGTCGTAAATATTCATGCTGTGAATTTTAGTCTGGGCGTGGATGTTTACAGTAAACAGTTACTTCCTATTGGCGATCAGATAGCGCACCACAGTGGACCGATTATTATGGCGGGAGATTTCAATGCCTGGAGCCGACCGCGGATGAACGCCCTTTATCGCTTTGCGCGTGAAATGTCATTGCGCGAAGTTCGCTTTACCGATGACCAGCGCCGTAAAGCGTTTGGTCGTCCACTTGATTTTGTTTTCTATCGAGGCCTGAACGTGCACGAAGCTTCCGTGTTGGTCACGCGTGCCTCCGATCACAATCCTCTACTCGTTGAATTCAGTCCCGGCAAACCTGATAAGTAA
- the gloB_1 gene encoding hydroxyacylglutathione hydrolase: MKFALSILPQDPAIQDYYHKVKELRAKKLNTLPVILKNERQINLFLRTDDIDLINKINQETKMQQPEQRFAWLRSKKDNF; the protein is encoded by the coding sequence ATGAAGTTTGCGCTGAGCATCCTTCCTCAGGATCCTGCGATTCAGGATTATTACCACAAAGTGAAGGAGTTACGGGCAAAAAAACTAAATACACTCCCCGTAATTCTCAAAAATGAGCGGCAAATAAATTTATTTTTAAGAACTGATGATATTGATTTAATTAATAAAATTAACCAAGAAACAAAAATGCAACAACCTGAACAACGTTTTGCATGGTTACGGTCAAAGAAAGATAACTTCTGA
- the gsiB_1 gene encoding glutathione-binding protein gsiB → MTMRNSLLTVLGSVMLLGAAVPAHAESVLRIGLGADPDMLDPHLARTYYGRFVFASLCDRLVDVDENLKVVPGLAKDWSWSDDNKTLTMNLREGVTFHDGEKFDAEAAKYNLDRALTLKGSLRKSEISSIESVEVKSPTQIAIHLKTPDAALLMQLTDRAGAMMAPEAAAKPDFAAHPVCSGPYKFDSRVSQDRIVLSRFDNYWNKDAYHFDKIIYLPIPDASVRLANLRAGDLDLTEGVAASDVKTVEADSKLLLSKVTGLGYQGITFNINNGKVPANDPFKDARVREAFSLAIDRDALNQVVFEGLYTPANQAFSPVSPYHVNVPVPARDVEKSKTLLKAAGINAPLNVNLLVPNNPTSQQVGQVLQAMVAEAGFNLNLQMTEFATLLDRQQSGDYQLSFSGWSGRPDPDGSIYGFINSKGNLNDGRYSNAQVDEWLTQARLNTDPAARQPLYDKVVKQLQTDMPIAYLYFEPRIFGLNKSVQGFKPYPDGIVRLAGLTLAK, encoded by the coding sequence ATGACAATGCGTAATTCTCTTTTGACCGTACTGGGAAGTGTAATGTTGCTTGGTGCGGCCGTTCCCGCACACGCAGAAAGCGTGCTGCGAATCGGCCTCGGCGCTGACCCGGATATGCTCGATCCACATCTGGCGCGCACCTACTATGGCCGTTTCGTGTTCGCCTCCCTGTGCGACAGGCTGGTGGACGTGGATGAAAATCTGAAAGTGGTGCCGGGCCTGGCGAAAGACTGGTCATGGAGCGATGACAACAAAACGCTGACCATGAATTTGCGGGAGGGCGTGACCTTCCACGATGGCGAAAAGTTTGATGCTGAAGCCGCGAAATATAACCTCGACCGCGCGTTAACGCTGAAAGGCTCGCTGCGTAAAAGCGAAATTTCATCTATTGAATCCGTCGAAGTCAAAAGCCCAACCCAGATTGCGATTCACCTGAAAACGCCTGACGCCGCGCTGCTGATGCAGTTAACCGACCGTGCAGGGGCGATGATGGCGCCAGAAGCGGCGGCGAAGCCCGATTTTGCCGCGCATCCCGTATGTTCCGGGCCCTACAAATTCGACAGCCGCGTCTCGCAGGATCGCATCGTTCTGAGCCGTTTCGACAATTACTGGAATAAAGACGCGTATCACTTCGACAAAATCATCTATCTGCCGATCCCGGATGCCTCTGTGCGTCTGGCGAACTTGCGCGCGGGGGATCTGGATCTGACCGAAGGCGTGGCGGCAAGCGACGTGAAAACGGTTGAAGCGGACAGCAAGCTTCTGCTTTCGAAAGTTACCGGGCTGGGATATCAGGGCATCACGTTCAATATCAACAACGGTAAAGTCCCGGCGAACGATCCGTTCAAAGACGCGCGCGTACGTGAAGCGTTCTCGCTGGCGATTGACCGCGACGCGCTGAATCAGGTGGTGTTTGAAGGGCTGTATACCCCGGCAAACCAGGCGTTCTCACCGGTCAGCCCCTACCACGTCAACGTGCCTGTTCCGGCACGCGACGTTGAAAAATCCAAAACACTGCTGAAAGCTGCAGGCATTAATGCCCCGCTGAACGTCAATCTGCTGGTGCCGAATAACCCAACTTCACAGCAGGTAGGCCAGGTTTTACAGGCGATGGTGGCGGAAGCGGGCTTTAATCTGAATCTGCAAATGACCGAATTCGCTACGCTGCTGGATCGTCAGCAAAGCGGCGATTACCAGCTGAGTTTCTCCGGCTGGTCCGGTCGCCCGGATCCTGACGGCAGCATCTACGGCTTTATTAACAGCAAAGGCAATCTCAACGACGGTCGTTACAGCAATGCGCAGGTGGACGAATGGTTGACCCAGGCTCGCCTGAATACCGACCCTGCGGCGCGTCAGCCGTTATACGACAAGGTGGTTAAGCAGCTGCAAACGGATATGCCCATCGCTTACCTCTATTTTGAGCCGCGTATTTTCGGTCTGAATAAAAGCGTGCAGGGCTTCAAACCGTATCCGGATGGCATCGTGCGTCTGGCGGGCTTAACGCTTGCGAAGTAA
- the gsiA_2 gene encoding oligopeptide/dipeptide ABC transporter ATPase, with amino-acid sequence MTTIPFKEAAPVLRLHNLNVKFAGSPVSVLDGISLTVKSGETLALVGESGCGKSITSLALMGLLPASAQIVSGEMQFRRHDLRKLSAREYADLRGNELAMIFQEPMTSLNPAFTLGDQLSEAVIRHQKMSPSDAMAVALQILEKVQIPAPEMRLKSYPHQLSGGMRQRVMIAMALINHPRLLIADEPTTALDVTIQAQILSLLNTLKAETGTAVLMITHDLGVVAEVAQQVAVMYAGQVVEQGSVEAIFADPQHPYTIGLMGSIPSLGARKGQLSTIPGAVPLPEFMPKGCRFATRCPFAQTRCHEEKPVLNTLGAGHQVACFRVPLEQHIALGEIA; translated from the coding sequence ATGACGACGATCCCTTTTAAGGAGGCCGCGCCCGTCCTTCGCCTGCACAATCTCAACGTGAAATTTGCCGGCTCGCCGGTCAGCGTGCTCGACGGCATTTCTTTGACCGTCAAATCGGGTGAAACCCTGGCGCTGGTGGGCGAATCCGGGTGCGGAAAAAGCATCACCTCTCTGGCGCTGATGGGGCTACTGCCAGCCAGCGCGCAAATCGTGAGTGGAGAAATGCAGTTCCGCCGTCACGATCTGCGCAAGCTTTCCGCCCGCGAATACGCCGATTTGCGTGGGAACGAACTGGCGATGATTTTCCAGGAACCCATGACCTCGCTGAATCCCGCCTTCACTCTGGGCGATCAGCTCAGCGAAGCGGTTATCCGCCATCAGAAAATGTCCCCTTCGGACGCCATGGCAGTGGCGCTGCAAATTCTGGAAAAAGTGCAAATCCCTGCGCCAGAAATGCGTCTGAAATCGTATCCCCATCAGCTTTCGGGGGGGATGCGCCAGCGGGTGATGATTGCGATGGCGCTTATTAATCATCCGCGTCTGCTCATCGCCGACGAACCGACAACCGCACTGGACGTCACCATTCAGGCGCAAATTTTGAGCCTGCTGAACACCCTGAAAGCGGAAACCGGCACAGCGGTACTGATGATCACTCACGATCTGGGCGTCGTCGCAGAAGTCGCGCAGCAGGTAGCGGTGATGTACGCCGGACAGGTGGTGGAGCAGGGCAGCGTCGAGGCGATATTTGCCGATCCGCAGCACCCTTACACCATTGGTTTGATGGGATCGATTCCTTCGCTCGGTGCGCGTAAAGGCCAGCTTTCAACGATCCCGGGGGCTGTACCTTTACCCGAATTTATGCCGAAAGGCTGTCGTTTTGCGACTCGCTGCCCGTTCGCGCAAACCCGTTGTCACGAAGAAAAACCTGTGCTGAACACCCTGGGCGCGGGGCATCAGGTTGCCTGTTTCCGCGTCCCCCTTGAGCAACATATCGCGCTGGGAGAAATCGCATGA
- a CDS encoding methyltransferase type 11 codes for MKPARIPQIVSAPEHWAELPKGEYFRDALERQLKPWLAKMYGFHLLKIGNLSAEINTESCAISHQVNVSLAGQPIQVKADPLHLPFAEKSVDACLLANTLPWCSDPHRLLREADRVLIDDGWLILSGFNPMSLMGLRKLVPVLRRKTPYNSRMFTFTRQLDWLSLLNFEVMHYSGFQVLPWTQQGGKMLTTHFPALGCMQLIVARKRTIPLTLNPMKQSKAKSRIRQAVGATRQFRKP; via the coding sequence ATGAAGCCGGCAAGGATACCTCAGATTGTCTCTGCACCAGAACATTGGGCGGAATTGCCTAAGGGTGAATATTTTCGCGACGCGCTTGAGCGTCAGCTCAAACCCTGGCTCGCAAAAATGTACGGTTTTCACCTGCTCAAGATTGGCAATCTCAGCGCGGAAATCAATACCGAAAGCTGCGCTATCTCCCATCAGGTGAATGTGTCGCTCGCCGGGCAACCCATTCAGGTTAAGGCCGATCCGCTGCATTTACCGTTTGCTGAAAAATCCGTTGATGCCTGCCTGCTGGCAAATACGCTGCCGTGGTGTAGCGATCCGCATCGTCTTTTGCGAGAGGCCGACCGCGTATTAATTGATGATGGTTGGCTAATATTGAGTGGTTTTAACCCGATGAGCCTGATGGGACTGCGCAAACTGGTCCCCGTCTTACGTCGAAAAACACCCTACAACAGCCGGATGTTTACGTTCACGCGACAGCTTGACTGGCTCTCGTTACTGAATTTTGAAGTCATGCATTACAGCGGTTTTCAGGTATTACCCTGGACGCAGCAGGGAGGGAAAATGCTGACAACGCACTTTCCGGCGCTGGGCTGCATGCAGCTTATCGTCGCGCGTAAGCGGACCATTCCCCTTACGCTTAATCCGATGAAACAGAGCAAAGCGAAATCCCGGATTCGCCAGGCCGTGGGCGCGACGCGACAGTTTCGCAAACCGTAA
- the lutR_2 gene encoding GntR family transcriptional regulator produces the protein MEKASRFLANSSTALEQLRGLIHQHESTPGIPLPTERELAETLSVGRREIRRALDVLEEEGRIWRKQGKGTFIGPAAPVEPLALQGLVQQTNLLEVMEARLQLEPGLARLAALRATRENLALMQRMLERINKVSPDDRDLNELWDSAFHRAIAEAAGNRLMLGLFDAIDAVRRDPGWQHLRELARTPERVDSYNDHHDKIMTAIINRQPNEAAAAMREHLLSLQTALIQAINLEDDSLL, from the coding sequence ATGGAAAAAGCGTCACGGTTTCTGGCAAATTCCAGCACTGCGCTTGAGCAGTTGCGCGGTCTCATCCATCAGCACGAGTCAACACCAGGCATTCCGCTGCCCACAGAACGTGAATTGGCGGAAACACTCAGCGTAGGGCGACGTGAAATTCGTCGTGCGCTGGACGTGCTGGAAGAAGAGGGGCGCATCTGGCGCAAGCAGGGCAAAGGGACCTTTATTGGCCCGGCTGCACCTGTTGAACCGCTGGCACTTCAGGGTTTAGTGCAACAAACCAATTTGCTGGAAGTCATGGAAGCCCGTCTGCAGCTCGAACCGGGCCTGGCCCGGCTTGCGGCACTGCGTGCCACCAGGGAAAACCTCGCGCTCATGCAGCGCATGCTGGAACGCATCAATAAGGTCAGCCCGGATGACCGCGATCTTAACGAGCTGTGGGACAGCGCATTTCACCGCGCCATCGCTGAGGCCGCCGGAAATCGCCTGATGCTGGGACTGTTCGACGCTATTGACGCCGTTCGCCGCGATCCCGGCTGGCAGCATTTACGCGAACTTGCCCGAACGCCTGAACGCGTCGACAGCTACAACGATCATCACGACAAAATCATGACGGCGATCATCAACCGCCAGCCCAATGAAGCCGCTGCCGCCATGCGCGAACACTTGCTCAGCCTGCAAACCGCCCTGATTCAGGCCATCAACCTTGAGGATGATTCCCTGTTATGA
- the ycgJ gene encoding methyltransferase type 11: MTTQSHHDNVEKQFGSQATAYLTSAVHASGNDLLRLGERLAAFPQAYVLDLGCGAGHASFVAAQQVANVTAYDLSSQMLEVVSQAARDKELNNITTQQGYAESLPFADESFDIVISRYSAHHWHDVGLALREIKRVLKPGGIFIIMDIMSPGHPVRDVWLQTVEALRDTSHVRNYSSGEWFSMMTDAGLISRSFITDRLPLEFTSWIARMRTPEALSHAIRLYQDSASADVRAYFEVQEDGSFTSDTILAEAQKAG, encoded by the coding sequence ATGACAACACAATCCCATCATGACAATGTAGAAAAACAGTTTGGCTCGCAGGCAACTGCCTATCTGACCAGCGCCGTACACGCATCTGGCAACGATCTGCTGCGCCTCGGCGAACGTCTGGCGGCATTTCCCCAGGCGTATGTTCTCGATTTAGGTTGCGGGGCAGGGCACGCCAGCTTTGTTGCGGCGCAACAGGTTGCGAACGTGACAGCATATGACTTATCCAGCCAAATGCTTGAGGTGGTCAGCCAGGCGGCAAGAGACAAAGAGCTGAATAACATAACGACGCAGCAGGGCTATGCCGAATCGCTGCCTTTTGCCGATGAGTCATTCGATATTGTCATCAGCCGTTATTCTGCTCACCACTGGCATGATGTTGGTCTGGCGTTACGCGAGATCAAACGCGTCCTGAAGCCTGGCGGTATTTTTATCATCATGGATATTATGTCCCCGGGACACCCGGTACGTGACGTTTGGCTCCAGACTGTTGAAGCCTTGCGTGACACCTCGCACGTACGTAACTATTCCAGCGGCGAATGGTTTTCAATGATGACAGATGCTGGATTAATTTCACGATCGTTCATCACCGACCGTTTGCCCCTTGAGTTCACCTCCTGGATTGCGCGTATGCGCACACCTGAGGCGTTAAGCCATGCGATTAGGTTGTATCAGGATAGTGCTTCTGCGGACGTGAGAGCGTACTTTGAGGTGCAGGAGGATGGCTCGTTTACCAGCGATACGATCCTGGCCGAAGCACAAAAAGCGGGATAA
- the gsiA_3 gene encoding oligopeptide/dipeptide ABC transporter ATPase translates to MTVPILEARDLSKRFPGPKKLFAPAKFVTAVDRVSLSVMPGETLAIVGESGSGKSTLGRLLLRLLAASEGRVFYQGEEITQASGSRLNLLRRELQIIFQDPFASLNPRMTVEQIVGEPLWLHQNMKKADRQYRVAELLKTVGLPAAWAGRYPHEFSGGQRQRIGIARALASGPKLLLGDEPVSALDVSVQAQVVNLLESLKHQLGLTMVIVAHGLAVIRHMSDRVAVMYLGQIVELATVDEIFDAPLHPYTQALIASAPQMQPGAQRTTPLLQGDLPNPANPPTGCRFHTRCPYVTDECRQVEPIDQVLEGGRQVACHRWQEINRDRSVIQIAPPSAAFLRRRALFEHAATHSSLPARNS, encoded by the coding sequence ATGACCGTACCCATTCTTGAAGCTCGCGATCTGAGCAAACGCTTTCCCGGTCCTAAAAAACTCTTCGCCCCGGCAAAATTTGTGACGGCGGTCGACAGAGTTTCGCTCTCGGTAATGCCGGGTGAAACGCTGGCTATCGTCGGTGAGTCCGGCTCTGGCAAGTCCACCCTTGGGCGCTTGCTCCTGCGTTTACTCGCGGCCAGCGAAGGGCGTGTTTTTTATCAGGGCGAAGAGATCACTCAGGCTTCAGGTTCGCGTCTGAACCTGCTGCGCCGTGAGTTGCAAATCATCTTTCAGGATCCGTTTGCCTCGCTGAATCCACGCATGACGGTGGAGCAAATCGTCGGTGAGCCGCTGTGGTTGCATCAGAACATGAAAAAAGCCGACCGCCAGTATCGCGTGGCGGAACTGCTCAAAACCGTTGGACTACCCGCCGCCTGGGCCGGGCGTTATCCACATGAGTTTTCTGGCGGTCAGCGCCAGCGCATCGGCATTGCGCGTGCGCTGGCATCAGGGCCAAAGCTGTTGCTCGGCGATGAGCCGGTGTCGGCGCTGGATGTTTCCGTACAGGCGCAGGTTGTGAATCTACTGGAAAGCCTGAAGCATCAGTTGGGCCTGACGATGGTTATTGTGGCGCACGGTCTGGCGGTGATCCGCCATATGAGCGACCGCGTGGCGGTAATGTACCTCGGGCAAATCGTTGAGCTGGCGACCGTCGATGAAATTTTTGACGCACCGCTACACCCTTATACCCAGGCGCTGATTGCCTCCGCGCCGCAAATGCAGCCGGGTGCGCAGCGCACTACGCCGTTATTGCAGGGCGATTTGCCGAACCCGGCAAACCCGCCAACCGGATGTCGATTCCACACCCGCTGTCCTTACGTCACGGATGAATGCCGCCAGGTAGAACCTATCGATCAGGTTCTGGAAGGTGGACGTCAGGTCGCCTGTCATCGCTGGCAGGAGATCAATCGCGATCGCAGTGTTATCCAGATAGCACCGCCATCCGCAGCCTTTTTGCGCCGCCGCGCGCTGTTCGAACATGCGGCAACTCACTCGTCTCTTCCAGCAAGGAACTCATGA
- the rnhA gene encoding ribonuclease H — translation MTKQVEIFTDGSCLGNPGPGGYGAILRYRGHEKTFNEGYHLTTNNRMELMAAIVALEALKEDCDVVISTDSQYVRQGITQWIHNWKKRGWKTADKKPVKNVDLWKRLDAALSHHTIKWEWVKGHAGHPENERCDELARAAAMNPIHEDVGYQSGS, via the coding sequence ATGACTAAGCAGGTAGAAATTTTCACCGATGGATCTTGCCTCGGCAATCCGGGCCCTGGCGGCTACGGTGCTATTTTGCGTTATCGCGGACACGAAAAAACCTTTAATGAAGGGTATCACCTGACCACCAATAATCGCATGGAGCTGATGGCGGCCATCGTCGCGCTGGAAGCGTTAAAAGAAGATTGCGATGTGGTCATCAGCACCGACAGCCAATACGTTCGTCAGGGAATTACGCAGTGGATTCATAACTGGAAAAAGCGCGGGTGGAAAACTGCAGATAAAAAACCGGTCAAAAATGTGGATCTCTGGAAACGTCTGGATGCGGCATTAAGCCATCACACCATTAAATGGGAATGGGTAAAAGGCCACGCGGGGCACCCCGAAAACGAACGTTGCGACGAGCTTGCGCGCGCGGCAGCGATGAATCCCATTCACGAAGACGTGGGTTATCAGTCGGGTTCCTGA
- the gloB_2 gene encoding hydroxyacylglutathione hydrolase translates to MNLISIPAFQDNYIWVLADDKDRCIIVDPGEAAPVMKAIEENGWQPEAILLTHHHNDHVGGVPALREKFPHLEVYGPKETQNKGTTRVVEEGQNVLILEWEFSVFATPGHTSGHICFYSFPYLFVETRCFLAVVDGFSKGRRSKCISLSKRLTHSLKKPSFVALMSIH, encoded by the coding sequence ATGAATCTTATCAGTATTCCCGCATTTCAGGACAACTACATCTGGGTTTTAGCGGACGATAAGGATCGCTGCATCATTGTCGATCCTGGTGAAGCGGCTCCAGTCATGAAAGCAATAGAAGAAAATGGCTGGCAGCCTGAGGCCATTTTACTGACTCATCATCATAACGATCATGTTGGCGGCGTTCCTGCCCTGCGCGAAAAATTCCCTCATCTTGAGGTGTACGGACCGAAGGAGACGCAAAATAAGGGAACCACACGTGTAGTCGAAGAGGGGCAAAACGTCCTCATACTGGAGTGGGAATTTTCTGTATTTGCTACACCGGGTCACACTTCAGGACACATTTGTTTCTACAGTTTCCCTTATCTTTTTGTGGAGACACGATGTTTTCTGGCGGTTGTGGACGGCTTTTCGAAGGGACGCCGGAGCAAATGTATCAGTCTTTCCAAAAGATTAACGCACTCCCTGAAGAAACCATCATTTGTTGCGCTCATGAGTATACATTAG